Proteins encoded together in one Anopheles darlingi chromosome 3, idAnoDarlMG_H_01, whole genome shotgun sequence window:
- the LOC125957904 gene encoding uncharacterized protein LOC125957904 codes for MSIWNRLHFLTSCLIIRSPFYRCDLATFRMRLLVLLLVAIGTASGNPHFFGYFYPNPTPDYLPEVYTETIVDVATETLVSYVTAYETVYLTDVRTTTVANPVYLTSTEYSVSTVVVPSPVVQYVTETVFSTVVGQADTAAQTNLQSSLSYLPPRPSYGAIR; via the exons ATGAGCATCTGGAACAGACTTCATTTCCTGACTAGCTGTCTAATCATTCGATCTCCGTTCTATAGGTGTGATTTGGCAACATTCAGAATG CGTTTGTTAGTGCTTCTGCTGGTAGCCATTGGAACGGCATCAGGGAATCCACATTTCTTTGGGTACTTTTATCCAAATCCCACACCAGACTATCTACCGGAGGTGTACACCGAGACGATCGTCGATGTTGCGACCGAGACCTTGGTTAGTTATGTGACGGCGTATGAAACGGTGTATTTGACAGACGTTCGGACAACAACGGTAGCCAATCCTGTGTACCTTACGTCGACGGAGTATTCCGTGTCGACTGTCGTTGTGCCCAGTCCCGTGGTGCAGTATGTCACTGAAACGGTCTTTTCTACGGTAGTCGGGCAAGCGGATACTGCGGCACAAACTAATCTGCAATCTTCATTGTCCTACTTACCTCCTCGGCCGTCGTACGGTGCGATCCGGTGA
- the LOC125957518 gene encoding uncharacterized protein LOC125957518, with amino-acid sequence MMRFVVLLLVVGGALSEPHEGYFYPRPTPQCIPQVYTETVTDVRTETLNHFFTDVNTVYLTDYLTSTVVNPIYITSTEYSVSTVVVPRLEFLTETSTLIVQPSPVVQYVTETVFSTIVAQSDFGGVAQVAGPGNTYLPPFPPSPPSPPPQPPVPQLNPELFNPAIQLQQPPAYVPPPQVSLPPVLDHPVTHLPFGGLDVGSIGGQRSLGGEPIDLASVQEFGGGVHTLPHVGALPPAFDQEGYRYKRKLSEKQSEAVATSRDSSKTKSEREQASKA; translated from the exons ATGATG CGCTTCGTAGTATTGTTGCTAGTGGTTGGTGGCGCGTTGAGCGAACCTCATGAAGGATACTTTTATCCAAGACCAACGCCACAGTGCATACCGCAGGTTTACACGGAAACGGTCACCGATGTTAGGACGGAGACATTGAATCACTTCTTTACCGACGTGAACACCGTCTACCTGACAGACTATCTGACTTCGACGGTGGTGAATCCGATCTACATCACGTCCACCGAGTACTCAGTTTCAACCGTGGTCGTACCGAGGCTCGAGTTCTTGACCGAAACCAGCACGCTGATCGTGCAACCGAGTCCAGTGGTGCAGTATGTGACGGAAACTGTCTTCTCCACGATCGTCGCTCAATCTGACTTCGGAGGAGTGGCACAAGTGGCAGGACCCGGCAACACTTATCTGCCACCCTTCCCTccatctccaccatcaccaccaccgcaaccaccagtACCGCAGCTGAACCCTGAGCTGTTCAATCCCGCTATCCAACTTCAGCAGCCTCCGGCATACGTTCCTCCACCGCAAGTGTCTCTTCCGCCAGTGTTGGACCATCCCGTGACGCACCTTCCCTTTGGCGGACTCGATGTGGGAAGCATCGGTGGACAGCGTTCGCTTGGTGGTGAACCGATTGACCTAGCGTCTGTCCAGgaatttggtggtggtgtgcataCTCTTCCGCACGTTGGAGCCCTACCACCGGCTTTCGATCAGGAAGGATATCGTTACAAACGAAAACTGAGTGAGAAGCAATCTGAAGCAGTAGCCACGTCTCGCGATTCATCAAAGACGAAATCTGAGCGAGAGCAGGCAAGCAAGGCGTAA
- the LOC125953731 gene encoding mucin-5AC-like, translating into MMHKLLPILALVAWCQAEIPVFEFGSYSGEQKVKLAPSEARIQEFTGYVDPTPVNPLTEPPTTCVGGVEKCGYARNTPSCPWDPYAQQTTITTTHTETVVQEKLKTVVEKIPVTTTSTAFCGTTNSYLPPDVTVSEPPITKTITIRPPPVNKTTSLPPSTRTINIPGPVTTKTRETTSTVIVYNTITPPVTISRTVTPTKSILFTADSVTVSRTITPTSTILSYLPSITTTRTVTPVSELLFYTDTVTVKRTITPTYVNSIFANTTTVSRTITPTYISTTVLPSTVTVNRTVIPTYYNTFVLNTTTVDRTVTPTSTRYTYLATTTVDRTVTPTATNYYTLNMTQTQIRTIVPTYVVQKTADTTTVTRTITPSYVSMVTVPTTTLTRTFTPSSIITTTAATTATITRTVTPSAITTVTATAPTRTITETPRTTITVTPTLSVTPTREITVTAPPVTETVTNCQPDRHYLPVANEKTVTRTITETKTSVLTNTVTVCPPNNAYLPVRETAAANQPALAYARVPSLERDILPPADEDENKIKWID; encoded by the exons ATG ATGCATAAGCTGCTACCAATTCTTGCTCTGGTGGCATGGTGTCAGGCCGAGATACCGGTCTTTGAGTTTGGATCGTACTCTGGTGAGCAGAAGGTGAAGCTGGCACCCAGTGAAGCGCGCATACAGGAATTCACCGGTTACGTCGATCCTACACCCGTGAACCCACTGACGGAGCCACCAACTACGTGTGTGGGGGGTGTTGAGAAATGTGGTTACGCCCGAAACACACCTTCCTGTCCCTGGGATCCGTATGCGCAGCAGACGACAATAACGACGACGCACACGGAAACAGTGGTACAAGAGAAACTTAAAACCGTTGTAGAAAAGATtccggtcaccaccacctcgacgGCATTCTGCGGTACCACGAATAGCTATCTCCCACCGGATGTCACGGTGTCGGAGCCACCGATTACGAAAACCATTACGATCCGACCACCGCCAGTGAATAAGACGACGTCGCTGCCACCATCGACCAGAACGATCAATATTCCCGGACCTGTAACAACCAAGACACGCGAAACCACGTCTACCGTCATCGTCTACAACACTATTACCCCTCCAGTGACGATCAGCCGTACCGTAACGCCTACCAAGAGCATCTTGTTCACTGCCGATAGTGTTACCGTCAGTCGTACTATCACGCCAACGTCTACCATCCTCTCGTACTTACCCTCGATAACGACAACCCGTACCGTGACGCCGGTATCGGAGCTTCTGTTCTACACGGACACGGTCACCGTGAAGCGCACCATCACTCCTACCTATGTCAATTCTATATTCGCGAATACGACTACCGTGAGTCGTACGATCACGCCGACCTATATTAGTACGACCGTTCTGCCATCAACCGTAACGGTTAATCGTACAGTCATTCCTACTTATTACAACACCTTCGTCCTTAATACGACCACCGTGGACCGCACAGTAACACCTACCTCTACCCGATATACTTATCTCGCTACGACGACCGTCGATAGGACCGTTACGCCTACTGCGACCAACTATTACACCTTGAATATGACGCAAACGCAAATTCGCACGATCGTACCGACCTACGTTGTGCAGAAAACGGCTGACACCACAACCGTTACTAG AACGATCACACCCTCGTACGTGAGCATGGTGACCGTGCCGACCACGACGCTGACAAGAACTTTCACACCGTCCAGCATCattacgacgacggcggccacTACCGCAACCATCACGCGAACCGTAACACCGTCGGCCATTACTACTGTTACCGCTACTGCGCCAACGCGTACGATTACTGAGACTCCTCGGACCACGATAACCGTTACACCGACGCTAAGCGTAACGCCAACCCGCGAAATCACCGTCACTGCCCCGCCGGTAACCGAAACTGTGACCAACTGCCAGCCGGACAGACACTATCTTCCGGTTGCAAACGAAAAGACTGTCACGCGCACTATCACGGAAACCAAAACCTCCGTGTTGACCAACACCGTCACTGTCTGCCCGCCCAATAATGCCTACCTGCCAGTTCGAGAGACGGCAGCAGCGAATCAACCTGCCCTAGCCTACGCTCGCGTTCCATCGTTGGAACGCGACATACTGCCACCGGCGGATGaggatgaaaataaaattaagtGGATCGATTAG
- the LOC125958234 gene encoding phenoloxidase 8-like, whose translation MTEPTDLLALLQRPLEPTFLPKDDGKTVIDVPDEFLTDRYRPIGAELQSRFSGDAEQRIPVRKTTLPDLSFANGIDRRGAFSLFVPSHRDAAAALITLLLAQPDVQSLMSVATFCRDRLNAVLFQYSLSVAIQHREDTKNVNIPSIVSLFPDQFVDPSVFPKLREEGAAVQQENRMVVDIPPAYTASDREDEQRLAYFREDIGVNMHHWHWHLVYPGDGPDAVVRKDRRGELFFYMHSQLIARYNADRFCNKLKKVRHLSNLREPVPEAYFPKMIRSSNNRSYPARGANSVLQDIDRIDNGTIVAVSDLERWRDRILEAIDQGFIIDAAGNRIMLDEVRGIDVLGDVMEASSLTPNRQLYGSLHNMGHNVISYIHDPDYRYLEDYGVMGDVTTAMRDPIFYRWHGQIDGMFRKHKDLLTPYTAPQLANEGVTVNSVAVQLTRPNTPANVLLTFWQRSQIDLAAGLDFGPQGNVYASFTHLQHAPFTFRVEVNNDSGVAKKGTLRIWIAPKSDERGTPLAFREQRQFFIEMDKVTVTLNPGKNTIVRRSDESSVTIPYERTFRAIGTKAQPTDAGALSLFRFCGCGWPQHMLVPKGSPEGTQFDLFAMVSDYTLDEVVQEEDPNAPCNDAHSFCGLRDKKYPDRRSMGYPFDRRAPDSVRTLADLVNANGNMAANTIQIKFNNTVIART comes from the exons ATGACGGAGCCAACGGATCTTCTGGCACTGCTGCAGCGTCCACTGGAGCCCACCTTCCTGCCGAAGGATGATGGTAAAACGGTGATCGATGTTCCGGATGAGTTTCTCACCGATCGCTACCGTCCGATCGGAGCAGAGCTGCAGTCACGGTTCTCAGGCGATGCCGAGCAGCGTATTCCGGTGCGCAAGACGACCTTACCGGATCTTTCGTTCGCCAATGGTATCGATCGTCGTGGTGCTTTCTCGCTGTTCGTACCGTCGCATCGTGATGCGGCCGCTGCGCTGATCACTCTGTTGCTTGCGCAACCCGACGTCCAATCGCTGATGAGCGTTGCGACGTTTTGTCGCGATCGCCTAAATGCCGTGCTGTTCCAGTACAGTCTGTCGGTGGCCATTCAGCATCGGGAGGATACGAAGAACGTCAACATTCCGTCGATCGTGTCACTCTTCCCGGATCAGTTCGTTGATCCATCCGTCTTCCCAAAGCTGCGTGAGGAGGGTGCAGCGGTGCAGCAGGAGAATCGG ATGGTGGTCGACATTCCGCCAGCGTATACGGCTTCGGATCGTGAGGATGAGCAGCGGTTGGCGTACTTCCGGGAGGATATCGGTGTCAATATgcaccactggcactggcatcTGGTGTACCCGGGCGATGGTCCGGATGCGGTCGTGCGTAAGGATCGGCGCGGTGAGCTGTTCTTCTACATGCACAGCCAGCTGATCGCTCGGTACAATGCCGATCGGTTCTGTAACAAGCTGAAGAAGGTGCGCCATCTGTCGAACCTGCGCGAACCGGTACCGGAGGCGTACTTCCCGAAGATGATCCGTAGTTCGAACAACCGATCGTACCCGGCTCGTGGAGCGAACTCGGTGCTGCAGGATATCGATCGTATCGACAATGGTACGATCGTAGCGGTGAGCGATCTGGAGCGGTGGCGCGACCGTATTCTGGAGGCTATCGATCAGGGCTTCATCATCGATGCCGCCGGTAATCGGATCATGCTGGATGAGGTGCGCGGTATCGATGTGCTGGGTGATGTGATGGAAGCGTCCTCTCTGACGCCCAATCGTCAGCTGTACGGCAGTCTGCACAACATGGGACACAACGTGATCTCGTACATCCACGATCCGGACTACCGGTATCTGGAGGATTATGGTGTGATGGGCGATGTGACGACGGCAATGCGTGATCCGATCTTCTACCGCTGGCACGGTCAGATCGATGGTATGTTCCGGAAGCATAAGGATCTGCTCACACCATACACAGCCCCGCAGCTGGCCAATGAGGGTGTTACGGTGAACTCGGTCGCGGTTCAGCTTACGCGCCCCAACACACCGGCCAACGTGTTGCTAACCTTCTGGCAACGGTCCCAGATCGATCTGGCGGCTGGGCTTGACTTTGGACCGCAGGGTAATGTGTACGCTTCGTTCACTCATCTGCAACACGCCCCGTTCACGTTCCGTGTTGAGGTTAACAACGATTCGGGTGTGGCGAAGAAGGGTACGCTACGTATCTGGATTGCACCGAAGTCGGACGAACGTGGTACGCCGCTGGCCTTCCGCGAACAGCGCCAGTTCTTCATCGAGATGGACAAGGTGACCGTTACGC TGAACCCGGGTAAGAACACGATCGTACGACGATCGGATGAATCGAGCGTTACGATTCCGTACGAGCGCACGTTCCGTGCCATTGGTACCAAGGCACAACCAACCGATGCCGGTGCGTTGTCCCTGTTCCGTTTCTGCGGCTGCGGATGGCCACAGCATATGCTGGTGCCGAAGGGATCGCCCGAGGGTACCCAGTTCGATCTGTTTGCCATGGTGTCCGACTACACGCTGGATGAGGTTGTACAGGAGGAAGATCC GAATGCACCCTGCAACGATGCACACTCGTTCTGTGGTCTGCGTGATAAGAAGTACCCCGATAGGCGCTCGATGGGCTATCCGTTCGATCGTCGCGCTCCGGATTCGGTTAGAACGCTCGCCGATTTGGTCAATGCCAACGGTAACATGGCCGCCAATACGATTCAGATCAAGTTCAACAACACTGTCATCGCGCGCACCTAA
- the LOC125958235 gene encoding uncharacterized protein LOC125958235 produces MKLTLVFAVLVALTVCGVAHAQTDAAKDAADKAKDKAPAVPDAAKLDKDAVPTTPDPKEATKKLEDAAGKAKDQAADIGKKLTEGFKL; encoded by the coding sequence atgaaGCTCACGTTGGTCTTTGCCGTGCTGGTCGCGCTgacggtgtgcggtgtggcaCACGCCCAGACCGATGCCGCCAAAGACGCGGCCGACAAGGCGAAGGATAAGGCACCGGCCGTCCCGGACGCAGCGAAGCTGGACAAGGATGCGGTCCCAACGACACCGGACCCAAAGGAGGCCACAAAGAAGCTGGAAGATGCGGCCGGTAAAGCGAAAGATCAGGCCGCCGACATCGGCAAGAAGCTGACGGAGGGCTTCAAGCTATAA